The Anabaena sp. PCC 7108 region GCCAAGCAGGAATGGAAATAGCCAAAAACATTAATGTGCGACTACAGGTAATGGCTGTAAACATACTCACTGCTACCCCTAAAGCTAAAGTGAGAGCAAAGCCTTTTACTAATCCTGAACCTAACCAAAACAGTGCTGCACAAGCAATCCAGGTAGTAACATTACTGTCTAAAATACTGGAAAATGCCCTGTAAAAACCAGATTCTACAGAACGATATAAAGATTTACCTGCTTGCAATTCTTCCCTTGTCCGTTCAAAAATTAACACGTTAGCATCTACAGCCATACCAATACTGAGAATAAAACCAGCAATTCCCGGTAAGGTCAGGGTGATACCCAATAAACAAAAAGCAGCCCAAGTCAGAAGCGAGTAGATCACGAGCGATAAATCAGCAATAAGTCCTGGTAGTCTATAGTACAAAACCATAAAAATAAATACTAAAGTCAGACCACCGATACCAGCGTAAATGCTGCGCTGAATACTGTCTTTACCTAAAGTTGCTCCTACTGTCCGTCTTTCAGCAATTTCTACAGGTACAGGTAACGCGCCACCTCGTAACTGCACACCTAAGTTGTTAGCTTCTTGGGCTTGAAACCGACCTGTAATCACCGCAGAACCGCCTGTAATTCCTGCTGTAGCAAACTCTGCACCCACGGTAGGAGAACTAATGAGTTCATTGTCCAGAAAAATACCGATACCGCGTCCAGTTCCCGCTAGGGTTTTAGTCAAATCCGCAAAAAGTTTACCACCCTGTTCATCAAAACGAATAGCAACATTCCAACTGCCACCCTGTTGAGTGGGTTCACCGTAGGCATCTTTGAGGTATTTACCTGTAAGTGGTGGGTTGGTACTTTCAAATAATTCTACAAGGGCTTG contains the following coding sequences:
- the secD gene encoding protein translocase subunit SecD; protein product: MQRQRSLLALIIVLVIAAIAVIATIPVPLGLDLRGGSQLTIQVKPTAEIKQITERELEAVKKVVEGRINGLGVSEPVIQTVGLDKILVQLPGVNDPEQAERVLGGTAQLEFKTQKPNTETQVLALQVSRSELKAKQEELRKSGDKEAIAKNQEDIKKSNQALVELFESTNPPLTGKYLKDAYGEPTQQGGSWNVAIRFDEQGGKLFADLTKTLAGTGRGIGIFLDNELISSPTVGAEFATAGITGGSAVITGRFQAQEANNLGVQLRGGALPVPVEIAERRTVGATLGKDSIQRSIYAGIGGLTLVFIFMVLYYRLPGLIADLSLVIYSLLTWAAFCLLGITLTLPGIAGFILSIGMAVDANVLIFERTREELQAGKSLYRSVESGFYRAFSSILDSNVTTWIACAALFWLGSGLVKGFALTLALGVAVSMFTAITCSRTLMFLAISIPAWRKTELYCPNVPKVNKAEVAQ